The following is a genomic window from Dryobates pubescens isolate bDryPub1 chromosome 22, bDryPub1.pri, whole genome shotgun sequence.
AGGGTTGTGAGAAGGAAAGATCGGGCTCCCTCAGGGCACTGTGCCACACGACAGCCCTGGCCGGGTTGGGGTACCCCTGCTTTAGGGGGTGGGTGCTCAGCGGGGCCGGTCCCGGTGCAGCCCCGCGGTAACCGCAGCGGAGCCTGAAGGGTCCGGTCCGCCAGCTCCGCCTCACCCCCGCCAGGGGGCGCTACCACCTGCTGTAGTTACTCCGTCTCTCCCCCCCGGCTCCCCTCCCGCCTTCCCCAGCCGTCGCTATGGTTACCTACGCTGGGTGCGTAGCGGTCCTTACGAAGCTGACGCAGTGGGCGGCCCGCTACGGGCGGGGGCGGCCCCTGGACGGGCGGAGGCGGTGTTAGAGAATCGGGGGGCCGCCGGGCCCCCGGGATGGAGGCGGCGGCGCCGGCGGCTGCCCCGGGCTCGCgtgtggctggctgcagagaggtgaGGGCGAAGCGGCTGGAGGCAAGGGCAGAGCCGCGGGACGCCCGGCCGGCCGCGCGGAGGGGCTCGCCGGCACCTCTCCTCCGCGGTAGGAGGGTAGGTCCCCGCCGGCGGCTGGGGGAGGAGGCCGCTGCGGCAGGTGCGGGGGCGGCGGtgcggggcaggggctgctggtccCGGGGCTGCTGGTCCCGGGGCTGCGTCCCCCcgcttctcctctcttcccgcACCGGTGTCGCCTTGCCGAGCGGCCGGGGGAGGCGGGCAGGTGCGGGGCCGTGCCCGGAGCGGAGCGGCTTCCTCTGCCGGGCCGCGGGGGGATGCGGGGCCGGCCGGGCAGGGCCGCTGGCTCCGGCCGGAGCGGCCTCTTCCCACCGCAGCCTTAGGGCCCCTGGAAATGGGGCCTGCAGCCCGCGGGCAGCGGAGCCTCTTCTAGCCGAGAGGTGCGGTGGCAGGGTCGGGGTTGGGCTGCGAGCCGCtggccggggccgggctgggacCCGAGCCCCCCGCGGGCCGAGCCGGCCCGGGCCGGCAGCGCCGTCCCGCTGCGGGAGATGGGCGAggggctgccctgtgcctgcggagggagaagctgctgccgTGCGGAGGGCTTGGGTGTGCCGCACGGGTCCTTCCAGCCTTTATTCTGCGCGGGGGCTGCCGTCTGAAACTGTTACCTGGCGCTCCGGCAGCCGCTGCCCGCCCCGGCGGGCGGTGAGCCCCGGCCCGGGGCATCCCCAGGGAGGGTCCCAGGGCACCTGCCGGCTTGTCACAACAAAGGCTCTATCGCTCCGAGATCTGAGGAGCTGGGacgctgcccagggctgctcagccagCGCTGTGCCCGCTCTGGGAGCTGTCACTCGCCTGCTGTGCTCGGGACGGGTTTCGCTTGCCACTTGCGCTGtgggaatgggaggggatggagcctTCGGGGGCTGAGCTGCGggggtggcttttttttccgCCCCCCACCCAGCTCCGGGTGGGAGGCGAGGTTGTGATTGCCCAAGATGGACACTGGAGTGTTTGGAAGTGTGTGCGCGCTGGAAGCGAAGCAAATCGTGTGCTGGGTTAGGCAAGGCTTAAAGGAACTGGTTCTGAGCGGGGGGAAGGCAAGTGTCACCTCCGCCGAGGTGGGAAGGTGATGACTCGCCTGCCAGGAGCAAACCTCGTGGCGCCTGGGGGTGAGCTGCTGCATCCCACTGACTGCAATttgctgcttgagcaggggagaAGTGCCTGAGCTGGTGCGGTCAGgctgagtggtttgggtttgttttgaagCAGCCGTGGTTGGGAGCTAATGAAATGGCAGGAAGTGGCTTGGGTAAAAGAGAGTCTTTAATCTCCTGCCGTTGTGACACCGGGCTTCGGGTCTGCTGGGGGAGTGCCTGCCTTCCAGGAGCTCAGcttgtggctggggagggaggaactATCTCTTGGCACCAGTGGGGGTGTCTCCTAAATAGCAAACGGTATCTGGCTGAAGCTATTTGTTGTCCTAGGTGTTAGCTTTCTGGGTCGTGGAAGTTGACTCTGGGTTCTGGAGGCTGCTGATTAGGTGGCAGCTCAGCCCCCTGAGCCTGGGACagtctggggggggagggggctggcaggatAGCAGGGCAGGAGTCTGgccaagggtgggtgtcaggaggatggaagcaggtgcccagggacagggcaagggggaagagGCACAAGCTGGGACGTGAGgagttccagctcagcatgaggaggagctgctgcaatttaaggctggtggaacacaggctgcccagagaggtggtggagtctctgtctctggaggaattaaacaccccccacccccaccaccccccccagcagtgtTTCTGTGTGGTGTTCCCTAGGTGActctgccttggcagagggtttggactcagtgttctccagaggtcccttccagcccctgtgatGAGAAAGTTGAGCAGTGTCTGGTGAATGATGAATGTagcctggagctgctgtagCCAAATCACTTCAGAAAGGAGTAAGACAAATGCCCCCCCTTTAAACTTGTGTTTGAAAGGTCTGGGACAtagcctctctgcagctgtaCTGACATTTGACTCCCTCCATGACAAGCTAAGGTGCCAAACTTAGCCAGGAGGGTCTGAACTCTGTGTGTGGCAGGTTTCAGCAGCCTTGAGCAGAGTTTTGTTCAGCTGCAGGAGATCCTCTCtgtaaaaccaaaccagaagctgcagaagcagggggagggctgCTGTAATTTTCTCTGATagctctgctggtgctgggaaATGGGCAGTGAGAAAGCCAAAGTTCACTCTGGCTGTGCCACCCCTTCCTCTTCTGGCTTCTGAGGAAGGAGCAGTTGTGCAACAGTATGATCTGAGCCTGAGCAATGGGGAGAGGTGCTGTTCCAGGGAGGAAAATGGGGAAGAGGGAATGCTGCTTCCAGTGGCAGTCCACAGTGGACCAGAACAGGTGAGGgcttgagctgctgcagggcagccccaaggagaaggatctggcagtgctgggggacaagaagttgcccatgagccagcaacgtgtctggtggccaagaaggcaaatggtctcctggggggcatgaagaggagtgtggccagcagggcaagggagcttctcctcctcctcctcctctattcTGTCTGGCAgtacctggaatattgtgtccagttctgggctccccagttcaagagagacaaggagagagtccaggggaggctctgaaggtgcagctctgtgaggagcaaaggctgagagccctggggctgtggagcctgcagaagagcagccccagagggcagctgagcaatgctcagcaagagctaaaggagctgtggggggcaagaggctggggccagactctgctgagtggtgcccagggccaggccaaggggcagagggcacaaagtggcaggcaggaggttgcctctgaagctgaggagaaagttgtttggggtgagggtgctggaggcctggagcaggctgcccagagaggttgtggagtgtccttgtgtggagagctgtcaaccccccctgggcactgtgctgctgggcaagctgctgggggtgccctgctggggcagggggctggggctggctgagctccagagctcccttgccagctcccccaggctgggctgctgaatGGAACTGAAGTGGCTGCTAGCACAGGATCTGCCCTTGGCCTCCGGCCGGGGATAGCCGTGCAGCCTTCCCTGTGCTCTGTCCACCTCAGCTGCTGAGATGAGATCCCTTAACCCCTGGGTGCATCTCACCAAGGAGCTGGCACTGTGAGCTTGCCAGGCCTGTAGAGCTGCTTGCTTGTGCCACCTGCCTTTGCTTTCCCCCCGTGGCAGGGTGGCACTTCCCCTGGCGTGTGCCAGCTGCGCTGTGCGGAGCTCGGTGGTGCCGGCGTGGGGGAGCTGACCTTTCatcccaggctgctgaaggtgcagctcttcagggctgctttctgggGCCAGGTGGAGAACTGGCCAGAGGAGGTCTTTGTTTTGCCCTGGGGGCTCAGCTGGAGGTGCCTCACCCAGACAGAGTCCCCTGGAGCCCCTTTGGcggccctgagctgcaggcaaaCACGAGGGGCTCCCCAAACCTCCTCTCTGGCTTCACAGCTCTCCTTAAAGCAACCTGGGTTGGCTAGGGTGGGCTAGGGTAGGCTAGGGTGGGCTAGGGTAGCAAAGGCTGGGCTAGGGTGGGCTAGGGTAGCAAAGGCTGGGCTAGGCTGGGCTAGGTTAGGGTATTATAGGCTAGGCTAGGTTAGAGTGGCTTAATCTAGGCTAGGGTAGCAAAGGGTGGGCTAGGCTGGGCTAGGCTAGAGTAGCAAAGGCTGGGTTAGGCTAGGCTTGGTTAAAGTGGCTTAATCTAGGCTAAGGTAGGCTAGGGTAGCAAAGGGTGAGTTAGGCTGGGCTAGGGTAGGCTAGGTTGGGGTATTATAGGCTAGCCTGGGGTATTCTAGGCTAGGCTAGAGTGGCTTAATCTAGGCAAGGGTGGGCTTAGGGTAAGCTAGGATAGCAAAGACTGGGCTAGGTTGGGGTATTATAGGCTAGGCTAGGTAGGATAGGGTAGCAAAGGGTGGGCTAGGCCAGGCTAGGCTAGGTTGGGGTAAGCCAGGCTAGGGTGATCTAGGCCAGGTCAGGCTAGGCTAGTCTAAGTTAGCAGCCCCTTAGCAGAAAGAGTTGCAGCCCTTGAGAGGGTAAAAGCCTGTGTGGGGGACAAGCTGCTGAgcgctgggcaggcagctgggaggttTCCAAGTCAGGAAGCTCCCAGGATCAAGCCAGCAGGGATTCTCTCCTGCCTTCAGCCAGGGGAAGGATGTGTCCTTCTCCTTTATCCCCCTTGCAGAGTTTCATATCTAGGATGGAGTGGGGAATGGGAGTGAAGtggggaatgggaatggaatgggaataggaatggaGTAGGGAGTAGGAGTGGAGTAGGGAATGGAGAAGGGAATGGGAAtagggaatgggaatggaatgggaataggaataggGAATAGGAATGGAGTAGGAATGGAATGAGAATGGGAagggaataggaatggaataagGGATGCAATAGGGAATGGGAagggaataggaatggaatagggaATAGGATTGGAGTTagggaataggaatggaatagggaTGGAATGAGAATGGGaagggaatgggaatggaatagggagtaggaatggaatgggaatggaataggGAATAGGAATGGAGTTAGGGAATAGGAATGGAGTAGGGATGGAATGAGAATGGGAagggaataggaatggaatagggaatgggaatggaataggGATGGAATGAGAATGGGaagggaatgggaatggaataggGATGGAATGAGAATGGGaagggaatgggaatggaatagggagtaggaatggaataggaatggaatagaacagcatgaaccaggttggaaaagaccttggagagcatccagtccgacctatcacccagcagcaTCTAACCATtcaaaccacggcaccaagcgcctcagccaggctctgaggACTCCTCCTGTGCCCCGCttgtccctctgccccttgcAGCTCAGCGCTGAGAGAGCAGCGAGCGCTCCTCAGCCGGAGCCGGTGTCTGCGGTGCTGACGGCGATCCAGCCGATGAATAAGCACATCCTGAGCCGGAGGCAGCCCCGGAGTTTGAGGAAGTTCCGCTTAAAGAGCAGCTGGGGATGCTCGGAAGGGCGAAACCCTTCTCACCAGCCGGctcgcagggctggggctgccagggagccGAGCGGGGGTGGAAGGAGCCGCTGCGAGCGCCCTGTGCGCCGGCGGGAGCTGACAAACGGCCCCCGTGGGGCGTGGGGAGAGCTCTGCGGAGGGCTCTGCCGGCCGGGATGGATGCTCGGCGGTCAGTCAGGCTTTGAACTCAGCTAGGTGGTGCTGaggtttcctctgctctgcGCCGTCCGCGCACGGGGTCGGCATTTCAGCCTGTGCCTGCCGGAGCAAACAgccatggcacagctgcaggcaaacTGCTGAGAGTTGTAGGAGCACAAtacagggggggcagggggagctgagaGTCTACcccagggcacagggacagcctctgggGTCTGCTCCCTGTGCTCATCCTGCTGGCTGGATCTCACTCTGCTTTCCCCTGTACcccagggcacagggacagcctctggggtctgctccctgtgctgatCCTGCTGGCTGGATCTCACTCTGCTTTCCCCTGTACCCCAGGacacacagggacagcctctggggtctgctccctgtgctgatCCTGCTGGCTGGATCTCACTCTGCTTTCCCCTGTACcccagggcacagggacagcctctggggtctgctccctgtgctgctcctgctggctggatCTCACTCTGCTTTCCCCTGATGCATTTTGTTTTGTCTCCTCTGCCTGCAATTCTGGGAGCCACTTGCTCTTCCCCTGCTTGCTTAGGGGCTGGGTTGaagccctggtgctggcagcttgAGCCTGAGCTCATTATTAAGCCAATGATGCAGACAGGCTTCAGAGGTGAGCTAAAAAGTCAGCCTCTGGAAGTGCACCAAGGTAAGGGCAATCCCAGCTGCCAAGCCCTTTGggtctctgctgggctgggctaggctaggctagggtGGGCTGGGCTAGGCTAGGGTGGGCTAGAGTGGCTTCAGAGGTGAGCTGAAAGTCCAGCTGGGGAAGTTCACCCAAGCTAAGTGCATCAAGGTAAGGGCAATCCCAAGCCTAACTGCAGGCTgggtggagaggggaaggaaagcagtGCTGAAGGGGGAgttcaggctgctgggggatgagaagggCTGCATGAGCTGGGAGTGTGCATTCACAACCCAGgcccaaccatctccctggcagggaggggattcctcccctctgctgagagcccacctgcagtgctggggccagctctggagccctcagcacaacaggaggcagggacctgttggagcagggccagaggaggccacagcagtgctgggagggctggaagccctctgctgggagggcaggctgggagagttggggggtgttcaggctggagaagagaaggctccagggagagcttagagcatccttccagtatgtgaagggggctggaggagagctggggagggataaAGTGATAgggctcattgctctctgcaactacctgcagggaggttggagccaggtggggcttggtctcttctcccaggcacccagcaccagaacaagaggacacagtctcaagctgcaccagggggagtttaggctggaggtgaggagaaagttcttcactcagagagttgttagccactgggatgtgctgcccagggaggtggtggaggccccatccctggaggtgttcaagaggggactggatgtggcacttggtgccatggtctggtcatgaggtctgtggtgacaggttggacttggtgatctttgaggtctcttccacccttggtgatgctgtggtgaggggtgatggtttccccctggaggaagctggatttagatgaggGAGAGATTCCTtccagtgggggtggtgaggcactggggcacagcctggcaggcaaGACCTGCAGAAGGGGAGGTTAGATGCAGAGCAAGGTGCTGCTGAGTTGGAGGAGAGGGTAAAAATCcatcctgtctcctctctccagaTCATTTCTggtccttccctccctcctttttatCCTTTGCTGTCCTCCTTGCACTGAAAGCAGTGCaagtcccttccctcctgcactGGATTTGGTTGCAAAGATGTGAAGCTAAAAgatgaaaagaagaagaaaacagcttGCTGATGCACTTTGGTTTCCCCCCTCTGCCTTGCAGCAAGAGCAGAAAATCTGCATGGCAAGCAGAGCCTGCTTGATTCACAAGGAGTCCTCTCAGGGGCTCTTAACCCCCAAGCTCCCAATCTGGCTGCTAAGATGCAGAGACTCCTTCAGGCAGGCTCCTGGTGCTCCACATCCTTGCAGACCCATGcaagtccttctccttcttgccccccactgCAGTTCCTGGCCCTCTTTGAGGGGGGGCTTGGTCTTCAGGTTGCCTCCAGATCTCTGTGGAGCTGTTTGAGAGTTCATGGAAtcctgaaggtgaggctggaagggagctctggagctcagccagccccctgccccagcagggcacccccagcagcttgcccagcagcacagtgcccagggggggttgccagctctccacacaaggacactccacaacctctctgggcagcct
Proteins encoded in this region:
- the LOC128898323 gene encoding basic proline-rich protein-like is translated as MPRAGAHRPPGRAAAAGAPGTGQPLAHLPQRDGAAGPGRLGPRGARVPARPRPAARSPTPTLPPHLSARRGSAARGLQAPFPGALRLRWEEAAPAGASGPARPAPHPPAARQRKPLRSGHGPAPARLPRPLGKATPVREERRSGGTQPRDQQPRDQQPLPRTAAPAPAAAASSPSRRRGPTLLPRRRGAGEPLRAAGRASRGSALASSRFALTSLQPATREPGAAAGAAASIPGARRPPDSLTPPPPVQGPPPPVAGRPLRQLRKDRYAPSVGNHSDGWGRREGSRGGETE